One Arachis hypogaea cultivar Tifrunner chromosome 2, arahy.Tifrunner.gnm2.J5K5, whole genome shotgun sequence genomic window, CTTGTTTTGTTTCCCAATTGATACAGAACGTAACCCAGGATAAGAAGGAAGATCAAAGAAAAGGGACTCATCTACCTCAATTTGATTTCTTGATGCAACAGCTAAGGGAATCACTCTACCTCACCTGTTCACACCAAAGTTTCTCAAAGAAACTCAAAGAAAATttcattcatcaaagttaagggAAAAAATGGCTACCAAGTTTTAGAGGGTTTTTATACATCTTAAATTTAAAACCCTAACTCATAAGTTcactagaataaaaaaaatgggTCAAATCATAACTGGGcctaaaacaaacaaacaacaaaaataaaataaacataaaataaattctaagaaGGTGGTGTCTCTTTTAATTCATCTTGACTAATGAGAGTCTTCAATGCATCTTGTAAAATAGTAAGACGTTCGACTTTTGATAATCATTAATCATTGTCTTACCCAATTCTTGATGCATCTCCTGAACACATGATTTAGCCATATTTACAAAACCTTCTTTTATTATCTTAGTTGTTGCTCTTGTAATTGGACCAATTGGCATATGACAGTTCTCAGTTTGTCCCACATGACTCGTATCACCAATGGTGCCATCGATCGTCTTCTCCACGTCGATGTTTTGGTCTCGGGAAACGCTGCGGTCGTGTTGTTTGCTGTGTCACCGTTCTGGGACCTGTTGTTCCTAGGATCGCAGAAAGATCAGGTTCTAGTCAGGTGATACCGTTCTTTGGGCATAACTCGGCCTTCGAGGTTTTGCACCCTGAAGTACAGATCTTGGATTAATTTTCTCTCCCAATCTGTCGGGTGCCCGGGCTTCAGTGGGTGGACGGTCGTCCTCTTTTGGCTGCTGCTAGACCGGGGTTGGTTGATGATGCACAGTACTCGTTATCCTCCCGTGGGTGGGAGGAGTGTTACCTTGGAGTTCGGGAGTTGGGTTTCGTGGGTGTGAGTCATGGTGGTGGCTTGAGGATTGCTCCTCGAGATTCTCCGTCATGCCGCCATGATTTGGCAGTCTCCACAGACGACACCAATGTACTAGAAGTCTCTAGTACGAGTTTTGAGATGGATCGGGAACTTGCGAGTCCGGACGGTTGCCGGATTATTTGGCTGGAGTAATGGGGGTAGTATCTGTAAAGATACTTCGACGCTCAAGTCaaaatggatctgagaggtataaggtgtgtagAATGAATAACGTACCTAAGGGGGCCTCTGACTCCCCTTTATATAGCTagtgatagttatcttatcttatcttagcaaGATAAAGGATGTATTTGGATTTGAATGTTAGTTAGAGATTGTAAGGCCGGTATGAACCGtcatcatcttatcttatctagctaaaataagggaggtatttgaattcaaatattGGGTCAGGatattgaaaattatttattcGTGTTTAGGTCGTGAGGATAACCCAATCTTGAGATTGCTAGGTTTAGTGACTATTCCGAGAAAGGACCCAAGATCGGATCCGTAATAATTTGTATATAGCCTTAACATGAGAATTGAAATCTTATTAGAATTGAAATAAGTgcttttttatatcaaaatatgaaatagaatttTAATTCTCTAGAGAATTCTATTTCGAGGATTAATCAATGTAAAACATATTACTCTAAAGAATAAtaggaaactaaaaaaaatctacgtagagattaaaaaatatcaatttatgtcacaaatatttaaagaataaaaataacaatatatgcaaacatataaatagaatgcaaaaaataaaaaaataaaaaaatattttttataaacaaataaattatacgaaataaaatataattgacaaGACATAATATTTATATGACATggttgttaaaataataaatgaaaatgatATTACTTCATTGTAAAAATATGAGTTTTTTAAACTAATAGACTAATAAAtcttatatattttcataatTATAGGTATAAAATTTGTCCCGATAATAGATTTAGACAAGATATAAAATCAATAAAACACTTATACAATAAGTGGATCATTAGTCTCATAAAACAAGTATTTGCTTTTTAAATTCGAAACCctcaagaaatataaattatatatcaaagtTTTCTATTTGCTATTTCTCATTAATAAAATAAGTGCTATAACATAAGGTGAGAGTACTGAATAAAGCTTTGCCAAATGTTCCAAAACAAACGTTTATATAACTGTATTAGACAATCTATTCAGCACATCCACGTGAGGAATCATTCAACTTTTGGCTCATCTTCTTCGGTAACTTGGCTGTAAGGTGAAACACAATACTGAGTTatggagaaaaaaaataaatgaacaatgaaagaaTCATGCAAGATGCAAGCAAAGGAAGTAGAACAATGCAAAAACCTGTCTAAAAATCCTGCTTTGGGGATTAAGGTGAGTCCCCTGGAAGCAAGATATCCACGGAAATTCTGAAGGTTTCTATCGAAATTCCAAAGACGGCGAAGGAAATCGTTGAACTGTTCTGATTCCTTTAGAGAAAATGCAGATGTGTTTAACCAGTTATATAATGATGAACCTCAAATAAAAAGTTAACATATAAAGTAATGATTGAAAGTGTGATAAGAAGTAAGATAGATTACTTGATCAACAATGCACTTCTCTTGAAGTGCTGTTAAACATTGCAATGCTTCAGGATAGTTATCACCATCATTTGATTCATCAATCAGTTCAAATATTTTGTTTCTCGTATCTTTGATTGCTTTCACAACAGAGTCTTGAGTATTTCTGCTTCCAGACATGGCTTCAAAAACTTGGGGTGGAGTAGGATTGCAGACGCTATCGACTTTAACCTCGATGAGATTCGAAGGCAGTGGGGTAATGTCTCGATTACAATCTTCTTCGCTAGAAGAACTCTTCTCAAGCAATAAACGCCTCAATTTCTTATGCTGCAAGATATTTTGAATGTAAAAGTTGTTTATGTTTGCAAACCATAACAACTAAGAGTAAAGTGGACATTCTTACCCTGGGATTTTCATTTGGCTCGAAACACTTCCGAAATGAGTCTATCACAGACTTGTTTTTCAAAACTAGGTTAGAATCAGGCTCTGTAATTTTCTTGAGTGTCTCATCAATAGGGGGTACTGCAGCACCCGGATTTTTTGACTTCAGCTCAAGACAACGATAAAAGCGCTGAAAAGATTTATGAATGTGTGTTTTAAGATCCACTTGTCAAAATCATATCCTTCTTAGAAAAAATAAAGTCAAAagagaattgaaacatgaaaataaacAGAATAAAGAATGTAGGAAATAAACTAGAAACAAACAAATGGGGCGAATTCATGCCTCTAGGACTGGATTTGGTGTAAAATCAGGTAGCAAAGCTTTCTCTTTCCCACATGGTGCAAGATCAAGCATTTCTACTAAATTAGCTGCTGCCTCTAGCTGCTGCTGATTCGGCTGTAACGCTGCTGGGAGCTTACTGAAAGAAGGGAACTGGAACTCACGCACATCCTCGGCGAAAGGAAGTACATTGAAGTAAAATGAATCAGGCTGTAAGAGCATGATCTTAGAATatgttaagtcattttaaaacaaATCAAGGCAGGGAAAGTAAACTaacttaaaaaatgaaaaaagaagattGACAAAACTCACAATATTTTCTTTATCAGATATATTCGGAATCAGGACCCCAATAACAACTTTGGTTTGTCCCCGTCGCCACACACAACGTAGTATCGCCACCTTATTCATTTCCTTCATAGCCCTTGCTAGCGCAGAAAGCGCAAGCATGGCGTTCGTA contains:
- the LOC112753507 gene encoding ATP-dependent DNA helicase 2 subunit KU80 isoform X1, with protein sequence MANKEALVLLLDVGPSMHSVIPVIEKLCSMLVQKKLIYSRHDKVGVVLFGTKETYNELTLELGGYRHVVVLKNLKDVDGDMVEALQKLPRGTKDGDFLDAIVVGMDMLIKMYPKANKVKKRLCLITNAQCPIKESIEGTKEEQVTTIAKQMSVHGTRMESIIVRGKLCRKKANKTTASENHRLLNIFSKETSTRIVYVGNPISLFGALKTQNKTPHTVFRGDLELSSKMKIKVWVYKKTIEELPNLKKCYESPDIVVPSDQRVRGYHYGPQIVPMSKVALDAVKFKPEKGVKLLGFTNSSNVLRHYYMKDVNIFVPEPENTNAMLALSALARAMKEMNKVAILRCVWRRGQTKVVIGVLIPNISDKENIIMLLQPDSFYFNVLPFAEDVREFQFPSFSKLPAALQPNQQQLEAAANLVEMLDLAPCGKEKALLPDFTPNPVLERFYRCLELKSKNPGAAVPPIDETLKKITEPDSNLVLKNKSVIDSFRKCFEPNENPRHKKLRRLLLEKSSSSEEDCNRDITPLPSNLIEVKVDSVCNPTPPQVFEAMSGSRNTQDSVVKAIKDTRNKIFELIDESNDGDNYPEALQCLTALQEKCIVDQESEQFNDFLRRLWNFDRNLQNFRGYLASRGLTLIPKAGFLDSQVTEEDEPKVE
- the LOC112753507 gene encoding ATP-dependent DNA helicase 2 subunit KU80 isoform X2, yielding MANKEALVLLLDVGPSMHSVIPVIEKLCSMLVQKKLIYSRHDKVGVVLFGTKETYNELTLELGGYRHVVVLKNLKDVDGDMVEALQKLPRGTKDGDFLDAIVVGMDMLIKMYPKANKVKKRLCLITNAQCPIKESIEGTKEEQVTTIAKQMSVHGTRMESIIVRGKLCRKKANKTTASENHRLLNIFSKETSTRIVYVGNPISLFGALKTQNKTPHTVFRGDLELSSKMKIKVWVYKKTIEELPNLKKCYESPDIVVPSDQRVRGYHYGPQIVPMSKVALDAVKFKPEKGVKLLGFTNSSNVLRHYYMKDVNIFVPEPENTNAMLALSALARAMKEMNKVAILRCVWRRGQTKVVIGVLIPNISDKENIPDSFYFNVLPFAEDVREFQFPSFSKLPAALQPNQQQLEAAANLVEMLDLAPCGKEKALLPDFTPNPVLERFYRCLELKSKNPGAAVPPIDETLKKITEPDSNLVLKNKSVIDSFRKCFEPNENPRHKKLRRLLLEKSSSSEEDCNRDITPLPSNLIEVKVDSVCNPTPPQVFEAMSGSRNTQDSVVKAIKDTRNKIFELIDESNDGDNYPEALQCLTALQEKCIVDQESEQFNDFLRRLWNFDRNLQNFRGYLASRGLTLIPKAGFLDSQVTEEDEPKVE